The following proteins come from a genomic window of Gossypium raimondii isolate GPD5lz chromosome 5, ASM2569854v1, whole genome shotgun sequence:
- the LOC105770845 gene encoding U-box domain-containing protein 11 gives MEVKRRTARNLVSKLSSVSEQTRTDALCELRLISKHDPDSRPLIADAGAVPYLSETLYGSSPTIQENAAATLLNLSISSRASLMSTRGFLDALSHALSNSPSPTVVQSCAATLHSLLIAEDTYRPIIGSKRDILYTLLSIITDNNAPPRSIKDALKALFGVALYPLNRASLVGLGAVPALVSLIVRDARTGIVEDATAVLAQIAGCEESEEAMRKAGGVRVLGDLLDEGTGASERIRENAVAALLNLARCGGEKGRKEVKEMGAKVMEGITDLTKNGSAKGKTKAAELLKIVVDGYGNQSEVRDFRFNTSSDFMNHSI, from the coding sequence ATGGAAGTTAAACGCCGAACAGCTCGAAACCTCGTATCCAAACTAAGCTCAGTTTCCGAACAGACCCGAACTGATGCTTTGTGCGAACTACGCCTAATTTCCAAACACGATCCCGATAGCCGACCCTTGATTGCCGATGCCGGAGCTGTTCCTTACCTTTCTGAAACCCTTTACGGTTCTTCTCCCACCATTCAAGAAAACGCCGCCGCCACTTTGTTGAATCTCTCCATTTCTTCCCGCGCTTCTCTCATGTCCACTCGCGGCTTCCTCGACGCGCTATCGCACGCTCTCAGTAATTCCCCCTCTCCCACTGTGGTCCAGTCCTGCGCCGCCACCCTTCACAGCCTTCTCATTGCCGAGGACACTTACCGTCCGATAATTGGATCCAAACGTGACATTCTTTACACTCTGCTATCTATCATCACTGATAACAACGCGCCGCCTCGGTCGATTAAGGATGCGTTGAAGGCGTTGTTTGGGGTCGCGCTTTACCCGTTGAACCGGGCCAGTTTGGTGGGTCTCGGGGCGGTTCCCGCTCTGGTGTCGTTGATAGTCAGAGACGCGAGGACGGGGATCGTCGAGGATGCGACGGCGGTGCTGGCGCAGATTGCGGGTTGCGAAGAGAGTGAAGAAGCGATGAGGAAGGCGGGTGGGGTTAGGGTGTTGGGCGATTTGTTGGATGAAGGGACTGGAGCCAGTGAAAGAATAAGGGAAAACGCGGTGGCGGCTCTGTTGAACTTGGCGCGCTGCGGCGGCGAGAAGGGGAGGAAAGAAGTGAAAGAAATGGGGGCTAAAGTGATGGAAGGAATTACTGACTTGACGAAGAATGGAAGTGCTAAAGGGAAGACCAAAGCAGCGGAATTGCTGAAAATCGTTGTTGATGGATATGGGAACCAAAGTGAAGTGAGGGATTTTAGGTTCAATACTTCCTCTGATTTCATGAATCATTCTATATGA